TGCGGTCGTGCTGACGATACTTATCTGCATCCTCGGGGCCGGTCTCGGACTTGGGCAGCCGCTCAGCTTGTCGTACACGATCCAGGTCAGCCCGCTCGAACGCCGGGGCGAGGTGCTGGGCATGCGCATTACGTTCAACCGCGTATCGCAGTTGGTCGTGCCGCTGCTGTTCGGATCGATCGGCGGAGTGGCGGGGGTGACCGCGATATTTTGGGCGAGCGGTCTGCTGCTGCTGTTCGGAGGGGTGATGACGCGGGCCAAACCGGCCGCGGCATCGGAAACATAACCGGCTGCTCCGACCGTACGGAAGGACGGCGGCGGCTTTAAGAGCGGCGGCAACATATTCGCGTCCGACCCGCCCATCTTCGAAAATAAGCATTGACGCGCAGGCATTTACGGAATATGATTAGCGTAATATCAAATTGTGATCATGCCTATGAAGAGCATCCAACTCGGAGGCGTTTTCGCCAAGAATGGCCGGAGCAAGCTATTCTAAGTTAACCGGGCCCGCCCGTTATCGCGGAACCAAAGAGGGGAGACGTCCTGCGGGGACGTTTCTCAAATTGGGTGGCACCGCGAGCAGAGCGCTCCTCGTCCCAATCGGACGAGGGCGCTCTTTGTGTTTTCAAAAACGTTAATCGAGGAGGAAACGATCATGGTCAAAAGGCTGTACAACTTCAATCCGGGACCGGCTGCGCTGCCGCTGGAGGTGCTGGAGCAAGCTCAGAAGGAATTGGTGGAATACCGGGAGGCGGGATTGTCCCTGATGGAAATGTCCCACAGGAGCCGGCAGGTGGAGGAGCTTAATGAGGAGACGCAGGCGCTCCTTCTTGAGCTGCTCGGCCTGGAAAAAGGGTACCGCGCGCTGTTTATGGGCGGCGGAGCCAGCACGCAGTTTGCGCTCGTGCCGTTAAACCTGCTCGCGCCAGGTACCGCCGGCAGCTACGCGCTGACCGGCAGCTTCGCGGAAAAAGCCTGTAACGAAGCCGCCTATGTAGGTGAGACGCATATTGCGGCAAGCTCGAAGGACGCGGGGTGGCGCAGCGTTCCGCAGGCGAGCGGGATTCGTCCGGCGGCGAATGCGGCGTATCTTCACATCACGACCAACAACACGATCGAAGGATCGCGGTATAACGAGCTGCCGGAAACCGGGGACATTCCGCTGATCGCGGATATGACCAGCGATTTACTCAGCCGGCGCATGGATTTCCGGAAGTTCGCCCTGATCTACGCCGGAGCGCAAAAAAATCTCGGACCGGCCGGCGTCACGGCGGTCATTATCCGGGAAGACCTGCTGCCCCGCCTGTCCAAAAGCATACCGCTGATTCTGCGATACGAGACGTTCGTCAAAGACAAGTCGCTGTATAACACTCCGCCGGTACACACCATTTACATGATGAACCTGGTCCTGAAATGGACGTTGCGGCAAGGGGGCTTGGAGCGGCTGGAGCAGCTCAACGCGGACAAGGCGAATTTGCTGTACCGCGTCATTGATGCCAGCGCAGGTTTTTACAAAGGAATCATCGATGTCCCCGACCGTTCGCACATGAATGTGACGTGGAGAATGGCGGACGGGGAGCTCGAGCGGCTGTTCGTCAAGGAATCGGAGCGGCACGGCTTCGAGGGGCTGGCCGGACACCGGAGCGTCGGAGGTTTGCGCGCTTCCGTTTATAACGCGGTGCCCGCCGAAGCATGCCGGGCGCTTGCCGATTTCATGGCGGATTTTCAAAGAAGACACGGGTAAAGTTAACAACGACAGCCCTGTTTGTCCTCGAAGCCGCCCGACCGATCCGGCGGCGGCTTCGGGTTTCTGTACCGCTGCTTTTACCTGGTTTCGTCATCCGATGCCGGAATATACACGGTAGCTTTTAAGTCGGGATGATCCGCTATCGTAAGCGATTGGTGCTCGAACTTAAGTTTGCCAAGTGCAGGATGATTGAATTGTTTCAGGCCAAGCGGGAACGACCCAGCTCAGTACGGCGCTTGGCGTATGTTTCGTCGGGATCTTCTTCTACCGGGCCTTGGATAATCATTCCGATTTAGCCGATGCTCATGCCCGTTATGCATACGCTTTTTCCGTCGCG
The window above is part of the Paenibacillus hamazuiensis genome. Proteins encoded here:
- the serC gene encoding 3-phosphoserine/phosphohydroxythreonine transaminase → MVKRLYNFNPGPAALPLEVLEQAQKELVEYREAGLSLMEMSHRSRQVEELNEETQALLLELLGLEKGYRALFMGGGASTQFALVPLNLLAPGTAGSYALTGSFAEKACNEAAYVGETHIAASSKDAGWRSVPQASGIRPAANAAYLHITTNNTIEGSRYNELPETGDIPLIADMTSDLLSRRMDFRKFALIYAGAQKNLGPAGVTAVIIREDLLPRLSKSIPLILRYETFVKDKSLYNTPPVHTIYMMNLVLKWTLRQGGLERLEQLNADKANLLYRVIDASAGFYKGIIDVPDRSHMNVTWRMADGELERLFVKESERHGFEGLAGHRSVGGLRASVYNAVPAEACRALADFMADFQRRHG